In Cicer arietinum cultivar CDC Frontier isolate Library 1 chromosome 7, Cicar.CDCFrontier_v2.0, whole genome shotgun sequence, the genomic window atttttttcttattaatggTTTAATTCAagaattgtaataaaaaaaattctctaaaaTGACTTTTTCCAAAATCATGTTTTGGATAATTGgtgacaaaaaataatattgattggAAACGACAAGTTTAAACactaactaaaataataattgatgacattttatttatcttcaaaCTGATTTTCAAATTATCATTGTCATTTTCTCGAATAACTATATGGTTAATTaccaacaaaaaagaaaaataacatttgactatttattttgaatatgttttataACAGGCAAAACTCAGAAAAGTTTACCGGATCTTCTTAGAGAGCACAACCTTCCTCCGGGTCTATTTCCTCGTAATATAACATGCTATGAGTTTGATGAATCAAAAGGAAAGTTGATAGTGCACTTGTCATCCCCTTGTGAGGTGTGCTTCAAGGACTCATCCATTGTGAGATATTCAAATCGTGTAAAAGGGACATTGTCAAAGGGTAAACTCATTGTTATGGATGGAATTAAGACCAAGGTTCTTGTTTGGGTTAAGGTCACAAGTGTTTATGTTGAGAGTTATAAGTCTGACAAAGTATGGTTCACTACTACTGGTGTTAAGAAATCAAGGCCTAAAGATGCATATGAAATGCCTCGTGAAGCTATTAAGGTGGATGAATTTTGAATCCAAATGAACGAATATACATATAGCCTTATTAATCATTAAACGATTCGTTCTTTTTGTGTAACTTGAGACTTTAGATATGTGAAGGTATGATATGATAGTATGTATACTTGGAAATGTATACTCTACATTTTACATTGTGACCGGTGTATTGTTTTGGTTTGCAATTTAACGTTGTTTCGGTAGTTATTGGTGTCTACTAAGCtcttaattgtatttttaagtCAAATAGAATTTCTCCTAAAATATTTATGCGTTTTAAAGATGATag contains:
- the LOC101496911 gene encoding uncharacterized protein At5g01610-like, with translation MDKALTKLGSFWISKKAKEEISIITNDLSSFSNTVEDKAKLFINKLKGKTQKSLPDLLREHNLPPGLFPRNITCYEFDESKGKLIVHLSSPCEVCFKDSSIVRYSNRVKGTLSKGKLIVMDGIKTKVLVWVKVTSVYVESYKSDKVWFTTTGVKKSRPKDAYEMPREAIKVDEF